The following proteins are co-located in the Silene latifolia isolate original U9 population chromosome 1, ASM4854445v1, whole genome shotgun sequence genome:
- the LOC141586802 gene encoding uncharacterized protein LOC141586802, translating to MARETRTLRELTALNFNVQPLCITFPALDDGVTFESKSGLIHQLPSFSGTSTEDPNKHLSNFHIVCTSMKPPAITDELLQLRAFPFTLKGSARDWLNYLPPGSITTWVGMKKAFYEKYFPPSRSAHLKRAINNVEQQDGETMYEYLEKFKQLCGSCPYHGYSDQDLILYFCVGLNQDDRRMIHSACGGNIANKNPDEAWEVITELAETSRQFERRPSRRGVSAMGVSPGLEEKVDNIASTLHDILSGRQMATVCGICCIEGHPSDLCPYVQGSSPDEVNGVWESTINNRKWDPYSKTYNEGCKAHPNFRWGNSQNGPSSGPPRGQFLQSPQGQQFNQQVPQQAVEQAPPSSSMSTEDMIRVLTLSVTQDRADNKHNFKNLENQNVSAVSLRNRRQLVEAEKVKRKDKEPVIHEVEEEIVIEEGERASIVKEKEQIPSPIPVVEPEELCNIKGNNKLKGVKKVKVSEHVSAMFQRKLPTKCSHSGMFTIPCTIGNTKIQKAMLDLGASINVMPYSLYQSMELGTLHATSVVIQLADRSNVYPKGIIEDVIVLVDNLIFPAHFYVLDMEHHKHEAPILLGMPFLKMLALRLMCQVALENSVDGQEVEYVFSANLKEVVADLHKLEELPLDFNNKLPLTVHSEKLLPSVLQAPVVELKALPELLKYIFLGEGETLPVIISSKLTEEQEARLKDVLVENKLAIGWTIADIKVISPSTCMHRILLEDDAKPVRQPQRRLNPL from the exons ATGGCTAGAGAGACCCGGACATTGAGGGAGCTCACAGCTCTAAATTTTAATGTTCAACCATTATGTATCACTTTTCCAGCATTAGATGATGGAGTTACTTTTGAATCGAAATCTGGTTTGATACATCAATTACCAAGTTTCAGCGGGACGAGTACTGAGGATCCGAATAAGCATCTTTCAAACTTTCATATTGTGTGCACTAGTATGAAGCCACCTGCTATTACAGATGAGCTGTTGCAATTGAGAGCTTTTCCTTTCACCTTGAAAGGAAGTGCGAGAGACTGGTTAAACTATCTACCACCGGGGAGTATCACTACTTGGGTAGGTATGAAAAAGGCATTCTATGAGAAATATTTCCCTCCTTCCCGATCAGCTCACCTGAAAAGAGCCATCAACAATGTTGAACAACAAGACGGGGAGACGATGTATGAGTACCTTGAAAAGTTTAAGCAGCTCTGTGGCAGCTGCCCTTACCATGGTTACTCTGACCAAGATctcattttgtatttttgtgttgGACTGAACCAAGATGACCGCCGAATGATTCACTCTGCTTGTGGAGGAAATATAGCAAATAAAAATCCAGATGAGGCTTGGGAGGTTATCACAGAGCTAGCTGAAACCTCTAGACAGTTTGAGAGGAGACCATCTCGAAGAGGAGTGAGTGCTATGGGTGTTAGTCCTGGCTTGGAGGAAAAGGTTGATAACATTGCCTCTACCCTCCATGATATTTTATCTGGGAGACAGATGGCTACTGtttgtggtatatgttgtatTGAGGGTCATCCTAGCGATTTATGCCCTTATGTACAAGGAAGTAGCCCTGATGAGGTGAATGGTGTTTGGGAGAGTACTATAAATAACAGGAAATGGGATCCATATTCCAAGACCTATAATGAAGGATGTAAGGCTCACCCTAACTTTCGTTGGGGAAATTCTCAAAATGGTCCATCATCTGGCCCTCCTAGAGGTCAGTTTCTCCAAAGTCCACAAGGACAACAATTTAATCAACAAGTGCCTCAACAAGCAGTTGAACAAGCACCACCGAGTTCATCAATGTCCACGGAGGATATGATTCGAGTTCTTACTCTCAGTGTTACCCAAGATAGAGCAGACAATAAGCACAATTTCAAGAATCTTGAAAATCAG AATGTGAGTGCAGTCTCTTTAAGAAATAGGAGACAATTAGTAGAGGCTGAAAAGGTGAAAAGAAAAGACAAGGAACCGGTGATTCATGAGGTAGAGGAAGAGATAGTGATCGAGGAAGGTGAAAGAGCTTCTATtgtcaaggagaaggagcagATTCCCTCTCCTATACCGGTGGTGGAACCAGAG GAGTTGTGTAATATTAAAGGGAATAACAAGTTGAAAGGGGTGAAGAAAGTGAAGGTTAGTGAACATGTGTCCGCTATGTTTCAAAGAAAATTACCTACTAAGTGTAGTCATTCGGGCATGTTCACTATCCCTTGCACCATTGGAAACACTAAGATTCAAAAGGCCATGTTAGATTTAGGAGCTTCTATTAATGTGATGCCTTACTCCTTGTACCAATCTATGGAACTTGGTACTTTGCATGCTACTAGTGTTGTTATCCAGTTAGCTGATAGATCGAATGTCTACCCAAAGGGGATTATCGAGGATGTGATTGTTTTGGTTGATAATCTTATCTTTCctgctcatttttatgtgctagaCATGGAACATCATAAACATGAGGCTCCTATCTTGTTAGGCATGCCATTCTTGAAAATGCTAGCACTAAGATTGATGTGTCAA GTAGCTTTGGAAAATAGTGTGGATGGTCAAGAGGTAGAATATGTTTTTTCTGCTAACTTGAAGGAGGTTGTGGCCGACTTACATAAGTTGGAGGAGCTTCCTTTggattttaataataaattgCCACTAACTGTTCATTCGGAGAAATTGTTGCCATCTGTTTTGCAGGCACCTGTGGTAGAACTTAAGGCTCTTCCTGAGCTTTTGAAGTATATTTTCCTTGGTGAGGGAGAAACACTTCCTGTTATCATCTCTAGTAAGCTCACTGAGGAACAAGAAGCAAGGTTGAAAGATGTGCTTGTGGAGAACAAACTAGCTATTGGTTGGACTATTGCCGACATCAAAGTTATTAGTCCAAGTACTTGTATGCACCGGATTCTACTAGAGGATGATGCTAAACCGGTAAGACAACCACAACGTCGATTGAACCCCCTAtga